The following coding sequences are from one Rathayibacter sp. SW19 window:
- a CDS encoding ATP-dependent DNA ligase, with the protein MQPSVMFPVVPPVSPMLAKAVDAVPAPDSVAGGLSYEPKWDGFRGIVFFDGESCEIGSRGSKPLTRYFPELTDAFTRLLPGPCVLDGEIVLRQGKPGAERLDWEALSQRIHPAASRVRTLSLETPAMFVAFDLLADGETSYLDRPFGDRRAALETLIAPLGDPIRLSQTTADVVLARRWLVEFEGAGLDGVVAKPLAAAYSPGKRVMLKIKHHRTADVVITGYRVHASGNGVGSLLLGLYDADGELRSVGGASAFTNARRLELIDELAPLVLRDESGDVVTGEGERNRFSSGKDVSFIRLEPTLVAEVRYDQMEGMRFRHTAQFERWRPDREARSCTFEQLDRPIAYDLSRVLGPTTRG; encoded by the coding sequence ATGCAACCCTCGGTCATGTTTCCGGTCGTACCGCCCGTTTCGCCGATGCTGGCGAAGGCGGTCGACGCCGTGCCCGCGCCGGACAGCGTCGCGGGCGGCTTGAGCTATGAGCCGAAATGGGACGGATTTCGCGGCATCGTGTTCTTCGACGGCGAATCGTGCGAAATCGGCAGTCGCGGTTCCAAACCGCTAACCCGGTACTTTCCTGAATTGACGGATGCGTTCACCCGACTGCTGCCCGGCCCGTGCGTTCTCGACGGAGAAATCGTGCTCCGCCAAGGCAAGCCCGGAGCCGAGCGACTCGACTGGGAGGCGCTGTCGCAACGCATCCACCCGGCGGCGAGCCGCGTCCGCACGCTGTCGCTCGAGACGCCCGCAATGTTCGTGGCATTCGACCTGCTCGCCGACGGCGAGACCAGCTACCTCGACCGACCTTTCGGCGATCGCCGGGCGGCGCTGGAAACACTGATCGCGCCACTTGGCGACCCGATCCGGCTTTCGCAGACCACTGCCGATGTCGTTCTCGCCCGCCGTTGGCTCGTTGAATTCGAGGGCGCCGGTCTGGACGGCGTGGTCGCCAAACCGTTGGCTGCAGCGTATTCCCCGGGCAAGCGCGTGATGCTCAAGATCAAACACCACAGAACGGCGGATGTCGTCATCACCGGCTATCGCGTTCACGCCAGCGGCAACGGGGTCGGCTCTCTCCTGCTCGGGTTGTACGACGCAGACGGAGAACTGCGCAGCGTGGGAGGGGCATCCGCATTCACGAACGCGCGTCGACTCGAGTTGATCGACGAACTCGCGCCGCTGGTGCTGCGGGATGAGTCCGGCGACGTGGTGACGGGCGAGGGCGAGCGCAACCGGTTCTCGTCCGGAAAAGATGTCTCGTTCATTCGGCTCGAGCCGACCCTGGTCGCCGAGGTGCGCTACGACCAGATGGAGGGCATGCGGTTTCGGCACACCGCGCAATTCGAACGCTGGCGCCCCGACCGCGAAGCGCGCTCGTGCACGTTCGAACAACTCGATCGCCCGATCGCGTATGACCTCAGCCGAGTGCTCGGCCCGACGACGCGAGGCTGA
- a CDS encoding LLM class F420-dependent oxidoreductase produces MPERNVRIGVQIAPQHMSYPAIRDTVAELEDIGIDVVFNWDHFFPLSGDPDGLHFEGWSMLAAWAEQTRTVQFGPLVTCNSYRNPDLLADMARTVDHISRHGGEAGRLVFGIGAGWFERDYTEYGYEFGTAGRRLDSLSDALPRIKARWTALNPPPTRSIPVLIGGGGEKKTLRIVAEHADIWHSFSNVDTLAHKLGVLRDWCTTVGRNIDDIELSTELPPHHGGGIGDRTRLEAQHSLGVRLFTIGLKGPEIDLGQVRALVDWRDAANAH; encoded by the coding sequence GTGCCTGAACGGAACGTTCGCATCGGGGTGCAGATCGCACCGCAGCACATGAGTTATCCGGCCATCCGCGACACCGTCGCAGAACTCGAAGACATCGGCATCGACGTCGTCTTCAACTGGGATCATTTCTTTCCCCTTTCCGGCGACCCGGATGGCCTGCACTTCGAGGGCTGGAGCATGCTGGCCGCGTGGGCGGAGCAGACCCGCACGGTCCAGTTCGGACCTCTTGTCACCTGCAACTCGTATCGCAATCCCGACTTGCTCGCGGACATGGCGCGCACAGTCGACCACATCAGCCGTCATGGGGGCGAAGCGGGCCGCCTCGTCTTCGGTATCGGTGCCGGTTGGTTCGAACGCGATTACACCGAGTACGGCTATGAATTCGGCACCGCGGGACGACGCCTGGATTCATTGAGCGATGCGCTGCCGCGCATCAAGGCGCGCTGGACGGCCCTGAACCCACCGCCGACCCGTTCGATTCCCGTGCTGATCGGCGGGGGCGGCGAGAAGAAGACGCTGCGTATCGTCGCAGAGCACGCCGATATCTGGCACAGTTTCTCCAACGTCGACACGCTCGCACACAAGCTGGGTGTGTTGCGCGATTGGTGCACCACGGTCGGGCGCAATATCGACGACATTGAGCTCTCGACGGAGCTGCCCCCTCACCACGGCGGCGGCATCGGCGACCGAACGCGACTCGAAGCACAACACTCTCTCGGCGTGCGACTGTTCACGATCGGGCTGAAAGGACCGGAAATCGACCTCGGGCAGGTGCGCGCGCTCGTTGACTGGCGCGATGCCGCCAATGCTCACTAG
- a CDS encoding PPOX class F420-dependent oxidoreductase: MTATIPTAFRYLLDQPVFGCLGTIRPDDTVQVNPMWFEFDGEHVRFTHTTKRAKFRNLQHNPSMSLAIMDPQHPVHYLELRGTLTEVIPDPEGAFYVRLGRRYGDPDTPAPADKADRVILVMSIEHTTHQ; this comes from the coding sequence ATGACAGCAACGATCCCCACCGCCTTTCGTTACCTGCTCGACCAACCGGTTTTCGGCTGCCTGGGCACTATTCGTCCCGACGACACCGTGCAGGTGAATCCGATGTGGTTCGAGTTCGATGGTGAGCACGTGCGTTTCACACACACGACGAAGCGGGCGAAGTTCCGCAACTTGCAGCACAATCCGTCGATGAGTCTCGCGATCATGGATCCGCAGCATCCGGTGCACTACCTGGAACTGCGCGGCACCCTGACCGAGGTCATCCCTGATCCCGAAGGCGCGTTCTACGTGCGGCTCGGCCGTCGCTACGGTGACCCCGACACGCCGGCACCCGCCGATAAGGCAGACCGTGTCATCCTGGTGATGAGCATCGAACACACGACCCACCAGTAG
- a CDS encoding LolA family protein yields MSRVLLRWLPAVVVPVLIAGGTLAANAVADVTLPAKTPEQVVALIAGNSVNAFSGTVQQSSDLGLPELPTTGPAAGAAGSMGASSTDAAAASALELLTGSHTLRVYADGPTKERVQVMDTLAERDLVRSGSDLWLYDSQKATATHVTLPSASAPQPDATMQTPAQLAQKLLANLTPSTAVTLGANTNVAGHDAYDLVLTPRTSGTLVGSVSIAVDAQNGFPLSVAVTARGAQALAFSVAFSDLNYQAPSADLFSFSPPAGTTVKQHVLPTKSQPQKSAPSPGTTEKRVVTGSDWSTVVQVPAGAVPANVFDMPLLNQLTTSVAGGRVLSTTLVNVLLTTDGRVFVGSVPVAALQAAAAG; encoded by the coding sequence ATGAGTCGTGTTTTGTTGCGCTGGCTGCCTGCAGTGGTGGTTCCGGTGCTGATCGCCGGCGGAACTCTGGCAGCCAATGCGGTGGCCGATGTCACTCTGCCGGCGAAGACACCCGAACAGGTGGTGGCGCTGATTGCCGGCAACTCTGTCAACGCGTTCTCCGGCACCGTGCAGCAGAGTTCTGATCTTGGCCTGCCCGAGCTGCCGACAACGGGGCCGGCGGCCGGTGCAGCCGGATCCATGGGGGCCTCAAGTACGGATGCCGCGGCCGCGTCCGCGCTCGAGCTGTTGACCGGCTCACACACGCTCAGGGTTTACGCGGACGGCCCCACCAAGGAGCGTGTCCAAGTGATGGACACCCTCGCTGAACGGGATCTGGTGCGCAGCGGTAGCGATCTGTGGCTGTACGACTCGCAGAAGGCGACGGCAACGCACGTGACGTTGCCGAGCGCATCCGCCCCCCAGCCGGATGCCACAATGCAGACCCCCGCCCAGCTCGCGCAGAAATTGCTCGCCAACCTCACCCCGAGTACGGCGGTCACGCTCGGGGCCAATACGAACGTGGCCGGCCATGACGCTTACGATCTCGTGCTGACTCCGCGAACGTCCGGCACCCTCGTCGGCTCGGTCTCCATCGCCGTGGATGCCCAGAACGGCTTCCCGTTGAGCGTGGCTGTGACGGCGCGTGGTGCGCAGGCACTGGCGTTCAGCGTCGCGTTCTCGGATCTGAACTACCAGGCGCCGTCTGCAGACTTGTTCTCCTTCTCGCCGCCGGCAGGAACCACTGTGAAGCAGCACGTCCTGCCGACGAAGTCGCAGCCGCAGAAGAGTGCGCCGAGCCCGGGCACGACCGAGAAGCGGGTCGTCACCGGCAGCGACTGGTCGACCGTCGTGCAGGTGCCAGCAGGCGCAGTGCCCGCGAACGTGTTCGACATGCCACTGCTGAACCAGCTCACGACCTCCGTCGCGGGGGGCCGCGTTCTCAGCACGACGCTTGTGAACGTGCTGCTGACCACGGACGGACGCGTGTTCGTCGGGTCCGTCCCGGTGGCGGCGCTGCAGGCCGCGGCCGCCGGTTAG
- a CDS encoding ABC transporter ATP-binding protein: MQGRAPDAELAIRTRSLSKQFGRRVAVDHVDLAVPRGAVFGFLGPNGSGKTTTIRMLLGLASASSGELEVLGQAMPESLADVLPRVGALVEGAAFYPFLSGTANLHRFDSADRHASIATRSARVARALDRVGLSHAAGKKVHAYSLGMKQRLGIAQALLSPRELLVLDEPTNGLDPQGTREVRNLVQSLADDGTTVFVSSHLLSEIEQMCTHAAVLSTGKLVAQGTIDDLRRSGRARVRVQTPDQELAARILVGLGLGCEHVPAGERAGEWVEAELTDAADAEAADADAARAEVAGAASPAAEEIVAALVNGGVRVRGFAVERASLEDRFVELTGEGFDVAG, translated from the coding sequence GTGCAGGGCCGAGCGCCGGACGCCGAACTGGCGATCCGCACCCGAAGTTTGAGCAAGCAGTTCGGTCGTCGCGTCGCCGTCGATCACGTCGACCTGGCCGTGCCACGCGGTGCCGTGTTCGGCTTCCTCGGGCCCAACGGCTCCGGCAAGACGACCACCATCCGGATGCTGCTGGGACTCGCCAGCGCCTCGAGCGGCGAACTGGAGGTACTCGGGCAGGCAATGCCGGAATCGCTCGCCGACGTGCTACCGCGCGTCGGCGCGCTCGTGGAAGGCGCGGCGTTCTATCCGTTCCTGTCCGGCACCGCGAACCTGCACCGCTTCGACTCGGCCGATCGGCACGCGTCCATAGCCACGCGCAGCGCTCGAGTCGCTCGGGCGCTCGATCGGGTCGGGCTCAGCCATGCGGCGGGCAAAAAGGTGCACGCCTACTCGCTCGGCATGAAGCAGCGTCTCGGCATCGCCCAGGCGCTGCTGTCGCCACGCGAACTGCTCGTGCTCGACGAGCCGACCAACGGGCTCGACCCTCAGGGCACCCGCGAGGTGCGCAATCTCGTGCAGTCGCTCGCCGACGACGGCACCACGGTTTTCGTCTCCAGTCATCTGCTCAGCGAAATCGAACAGATGTGCACGCACGCTGCCGTCCTCAGCACGGGCAAATTGGTCGCGCAGGGCACGATCGACGATTTACGCCGTTCCGGTCGTGCGCGCGTGCGAGTGCAGACCCCCGATCAGGAATTGGCGGCACGCATTCTCGTTGGATTAGGTCTCGGCTGTGAGCACGTGCCTGCGGGGGAGCGGGCAGGGGAGTGGGTTGAAGCCGAGCTTACGGACGCGGCCGATGCGGAAGCTGCCGATGCGGATGCTGCACGCGCGGAGGTTGCAGGTGCGGCGTCGCCGGCGGCCGAGGAGATCGTCGCGGCTCTCGTGAACGGCGGAGTGCGTGTGCGCGGGTTCGCCGTCGAGAGGGCAAGCCTTGAAGATCGGTTCGTCGAACTGACCGGTGAGGGGTTCGACGTTGCAGGCTGA
- a CDS encoding ABC transporter permease, whose product MASELSVLFRRWRTWAMLGALAAVPILIAIAVRLTTHEPPAGRGPQFLSQITHNGFFVGLTGLLVCIPLFLPLTVGVVAGDTIAGEASHGTLRYLLIAPAGRIRLLIVKYVGAAVFCIAGTLVVVAAGLAIGAALFPIGPVSLLSGSTVSFGEASLRLLLIGAFVVVSLLGLCAIGLFISTMTDVPVGAMAATVVLAVMSQVLDSVPQLAWLGPWLFSHYWLSFADLLRQPISWGTFGDNAMLQLGYIAVCGALAYGRFASKDILS is encoded by the coding sequence ATGGCATCCGAGTTGAGTGTGCTGTTCCGGCGCTGGCGCACCTGGGCGATGCTCGGGGCGCTTGCCGCGGTGCCGATTCTGATTGCGATCGCAGTGCGCCTGACGACGCATGAGCCGCCGGCGGGGCGCGGCCCTCAGTTCTTGAGCCAGATCACGCACAACGGATTCTTCGTCGGGCTGACCGGCCTGCTCGTGTGCATCCCGCTGTTTCTGCCGCTGACGGTCGGCGTGGTTGCAGGCGACACCATCGCGGGCGAAGCGAGCCATGGCACCTTGCGGTACCTCCTGATCGCACCGGCCGGTCGCATCCGCCTACTGATCGTGAAATACGTCGGCGCCGCCGTATTCTGTATCGCGGGCACTCTTGTCGTCGTCGCCGCCGGACTCGCGATCGGTGCCGCTCTGTTCCCCATCGGGCCCGTGTCGCTGCTGTCCGGCAGTACGGTCAGCTTCGGCGAAGCGAGTCTTCGGCTGCTTCTGATCGGCGCGTTCGTCGTCGTTTCGCTGCTGGGGTTGTGCGCGATCGGCCTGTTCATCTCGACCATGACGGATGTCCCCGTCGGTGCGATGGCCGCGACCGTGGTCCTCGCGGTCATGTCGCAGGTGCTGGATTCGGTTCCGCAACTCGCCTGGCTCGGACCCTGGTTATTCAGCCATTACTGGCTATCCTTCGCGGATCTGCTCCGTCAGCCGATCTCGTGGGGCACGTTCGGAGATAACGCCATGCTGCAACTGGGCTACATCGCGGTCTGTGGGGCGCTCGCCTATGGGCGATTCGCGTCGAAAGACATCCTGTCGTAG
- a CDS encoding helix-turn-helix transcriptional regulator — protein MVSALLDSPLVGRDRDLQSAHQTFADAITDSMRTLLIAGEAGIGKTRLVAEFLAQLPPRTVVVRGQCVDFDRDAPPYAPLIAMLRQHLQEEGTDAFLEAAGPTRSALRALLPELDADSSSDVPPEDSTSDGRGRLYAAIAAVLESAAQTNPLVLVVEDLHWADRATLGVLRFLLKVVDTRGLLIVLTFRTDELAPGHALRLWLPELERSPRVVRIDLARLTRTQVKRMALAAWDEPVTRAEIDTVYERSDGVPFFVEELVCACQNDAGQNDAGQNGAGPNGAGKISAGRSFDRAAFPGTLRGILLARYDTLDDSTQRLLRVIAAGGQRVEHELFLRVTSEDEFDIDDAARKAVSADILVVDDTGYAFRHALMREAIHTQLLPGERARVHTRYAQALSENAANESEPSASVDAGQIAYHWMAAHNLRNAFTASLTAMEQAQGSYATERAARMGERAIELWDSVPDAAELAGRNRVTLLSETAYILRNAGESERALALIDEALADTSVMNAEQHAAMLRNKASFLANLGRTGSIELLREALALLEGESPTVLRANVLGELAARLMLAARFDEAIETADRAYVEARAVDSPTRTSIAANIRGFSRLSSGHITEGLTDLALAGEVAATAMDTARIRFWVNQSDALNTLGRFDDAVRVAEEGVAVARRRGVERTSGAILACNVIAPLYALGSYARARELLDNALELDPPIGFSAPLQRLALQMTLWGGDPGTADQLLHRWRAGLDRQRRIDAASDRQLAGIAAEIALERGDAALAWREVSAVLEPDRRSFAAYDVPLLAVAARALAALPASGNAPQNASDELRRILECFAWWPTFPVYAALAAAELGGNAHAGDEPELWQKAVSAAQQPVAPAQLLPYAMFRLARALLGRGDRQGAHTQATAARERAEEIGCGLIVQHIDELLARAGLSGAALARVGVAKVTLTEREQQVLELLSEGLSNREIAERLYISVKTASVHVSNILRKTGTTSRTQAAYLTRV, from the coding sequence ATGGTCTCCGCACTTCTGGATTCTCCCCTGGTCGGGCGCGACCGCGACCTGCAATCAGCGCACCAGACCTTCGCGGACGCCATAACCGATTCGATGCGTACCCTTCTGATCGCGGGCGAGGCGGGCATCGGCAAGACACGCCTGGTCGCAGAGTTTCTCGCCCAACTTCCACCCCGCACCGTCGTCGTGCGCGGGCAGTGCGTCGATTTCGACCGGGACGCGCCCCCCTACGCGCCGCTGATCGCGATGCTGCGGCAGCATCTGCAAGAGGAAGGCACCGACGCGTTTCTGGAAGCGGCCGGCCCCACCCGCTCGGCACTGCGAGCATTGCTGCCAGAACTCGACGCAGATTCGTCGAGTGACGTACCCCCGGAAGACTCGACCAGCGACGGCCGCGGCCGACTGTACGCCGCCATCGCAGCGGTGCTGGAAAGTGCCGCGCAGACCAACCCGCTCGTGCTTGTCGTCGAAGACCTGCACTGGGCGGATCGAGCGACCCTCGGCGTCCTGCGGTTCCTGCTGAAAGTCGTCGACACGCGCGGCCTGCTGATCGTCTTGACCTTCCGTACAGACGAATTGGCACCCGGACACGCTTTGCGCCTCTGGCTTCCTGAACTCGAGCGAAGCCCACGCGTCGTTCGCATCGACCTCGCTCGGCTAACCCGCACCCAGGTGAAGCGGATGGCGCTTGCCGCCTGGGACGAGCCCGTCACCCGCGCTGAGATCGACACCGTGTACGAACGCTCGGACGGCGTGCCGTTCTTCGTAGAAGAACTCGTCTGTGCCTGCCAAAACGATGCTGGTCAAAACGATGCCGGTCAAAACGGCGCCGGCCCGAACGGAGCCGGGAAAATCAGTGCCGGGCGCAGCTTCGATCGAGCAGCGTTTCCCGGAACTCTCCGCGGCATCCTGCTCGCCCGCTACGACACACTGGACGACTCGACACAACGGCTTCTGCGAGTCATCGCCGCCGGCGGGCAGCGAGTGGAACATGAACTCTTTCTGCGCGTCACAAGCGAAGACGAGTTCGACATCGACGACGCCGCACGCAAGGCCGTCAGCGCGGACATCCTCGTCGTCGACGACACGGGATACGCATTTCGGCACGCACTCATGCGCGAAGCGATCCATACGCAGCTGTTGCCCGGGGAGCGCGCTCGCGTCCACACACGCTACGCGCAAGCCCTGAGCGAGAACGCGGCAAACGAGAGCGAGCCGAGCGCATCCGTCGATGCCGGTCAGATCGCTTACCACTGGATGGCCGCTCACAACCTGCGCAACGCCTTCACGGCGTCGCTGACAGCCATGGAACAGGCGCAAGGCAGCTATGCCACCGAGCGCGCGGCGCGCATGGGTGAGCGGGCGATCGAACTGTGGGACAGTGTTCCCGATGCTGCTGAACTCGCCGGACGCAACCGGGTGACGCTGCTGTCTGAGACGGCGTACATCCTGCGCAACGCAGGCGAGAGCGAACGGGCGCTCGCCCTGATCGACGAGGCGCTGGCCGACACGAGCGTAATGAATGCCGAACAGCACGCGGCAATGCTGCGCAACAAGGCTTCCTTCCTCGCCAACCTCGGCCGAACAGGATCAATTGAACTGTTGCGTGAAGCACTGGCACTGCTCGAGGGCGAATCGCCCACCGTTCTGCGAGCCAATGTGCTCGGTGAACTGGCGGCACGCTTGATGCTCGCGGCGCGATTCGATGAGGCGATTGAAACTGCCGATCGAGCATACGTGGAAGCGCGTGCCGTCGACTCCCCCACCCGCACATCGATTGCGGCGAACATCCGCGGGTTCTCCAGACTGTCAAGCGGGCATATCACCGAAGGACTCACAGACTTGGCACTCGCCGGGGAAGTGGCGGCAACTGCGATGGACACCGCACGCATACGCTTCTGGGTGAACCAATCGGATGCGCTGAACACGCTCGGCCGGTTCGACGATGCGGTGCGTGTTGCAGAGGAAGGCGTGGCGGTCGCCCGCCGACGCGGCGTCGAGCGCACGTCCGGCGCCATTCTCGCGTGCAACGTCATTGCACCGTTGTATGCCCTCGGCAGTTACGCACGAGCACGAGAGCTCCTCGACAACGCACTCGAATTGGACCCGCCGATCGGCTTCAGCGCACCACTCCAACGACTCGCGCTCCAGATGACACTGTGGGGTGGCGACCCGGGCACGGCCGACCAGCTGCTGCACCGCTGGCGGGCCGGGTTGGACAGGCAACGAAGAATCGACGCAGCATCAGACCGCCAACTCGCCGGCATCGCCGCCGAGATTGCGTTGGAACGGGGCGACGCCGCACTGGCGTGGCGTGAAGTGTCGGCCGTTCTCGAGCCGGATCGGCGCAGCTTCGCGGCTTACGACGTACCCCTCCTCGCCGTTGCGGCGCGTGCGCTGGCGGCATTGCCCGCGAGTGGCAACGCACCGCAGAATGCCAGCGACGAGCTCCGCCGAATCCTTGAGTGTTTCGCCTGGTGGCCGACCTTCCCCGTCTATGCAGCGCTCGCAGCTGCCGAACTCGGCGGAAACGCACACGCGGGCGACGAACCGGAGCTGTGGCAGAAGGCCGTTTCCGCCGCACAGCAGCCTGTCGCCCCGGCACAATTGTTGCCCTATGCGATGTTCCGGCTCGCTCGGGCGCTGCTCGGCCGCGGCGATCGGCAGGGCGCACACACCCAAGCGACCGCAGCCCGGGAGCGCGCAGAGGAGATCGGCTGCGGCCTGATCGTGCAGCACATCGACGAGCTACTCGCGCGGGCCGGGTTGAGCGGTGCTGCGCTGGCACGTGTTGGTGTCGCTAAAGTCACGCTCACCGAGCGCGAGCAACAGGTGCTTGAACTCCTGAGTGAAGGACTCAGCAACAGAGAGATCGCAGAACGGCTCTATATCTCGGTGAAGACTGCCAGCGTGCACGTTTCTAACATCCTCCGCAAGACGGGCACGACTTCGCGAACCCAGGCCGCCTATCTGACGCGTGTGTGA
- a CDS encoding MBL fold metallo-hydrolase: MSSIRSWRGDLQVLRDVLLRTVGGHFPGSAVALWPAGAEGRGVLLTGDSIFPNPNGTSVSFLRSYPNMLPLSAAVVERVARASLELPFDRLYGNFGGVVDADAHDVIRRSARRYAAWVRGDFDQLT; encoded by the coding sequence GTGTCGAGCATCCGGAGTTGGCGCGGCGACCTGCAGGTTCTGCGTGACGTGTTGTTACGCACTGTCGGTGGGCACTTTCCGGGCAGCGCTGTCGCGCTGTGGCCTGCCGGGGCCGAGGGGCGGGGAGTGCTCCTGACAGGAGACAGCATCTTTCCGAACCCGAACGGCACATCGGTGTCGTTCTTGCGGAGCTACCCGAACATGCTGCCGCTGTCGGCCGCGGTCGTCGAACGCGTCGCGCGCGCGAGCCTGGAGCTGCCGTTCGATCGCCTCTACGGCAATTTCGGCGGTGTCGTGGATGCGGATGCGCATGACGTGATCCGTCGTTCTGCACGCCGGTACGCGGCCTGGGTTCGCGGTGATTTCGATCAGCTGACCTGA
- a CDS encoding LLM class flavin-dependent oxidoreductase encodes MKSIGFLSFGHWQSVPGSRTPTASDSLLQGIDLAVAAEEVGADGAFFRVHHFAPQLASPFALLAAIGARTSTIEIGTAVIDMRYENPFYMAEDAAAADLISGGRLQLGISRGSPEPALAGYESFGHVPADGESDADMARRHAELFRSAISGAGVAMSDPQMTGVSRPLAIEPRSLGLPERIWWGAGSRATAVWTAEQGMNLMSSTLLTEDTGVPFDQLQAEQIAMFRDAWKQAGHEREPRVSVSRSILPLIDDETNHYFGLRAQADAHDQVGYLDGGLARFGRSFIGEPDELAAELAADAAVQAADTILVTVPNQLGVDFNARVLESIVKDVAPGAGWR; translated from the coding sequence GTGAAGAGCATCGGTTTTCTCTCGTTCGGCCACTGGCAATCGGTGCCCGGTTCTCGAACGCCCACCGCTTCCGATTCGCTGCTGCAGGGCATTGACCTTGCGGTCGCCGCCGAGGAAGTGGGAGCAGACGGCGCGTTCTTCCGCGTGCACCACTTCGCACCGCAGCTGGCGTCACCATTCGCGCTGCTGGCCGCGATCGGTGCGCGAACCAGCACCATCGAAATCGGCACGGCCGTGATCGACATGCGCTACGAGAACCCGTTCTACATGGCGGAGGACGCCGCAGCCGCGGATCTCATCTCTGGCGGCCGCCTGCAATTGGGCATCAGCCGAGGCTCCCCTGAGCCTGCCCTCGCCGGCTACGAGTCGTTCGGCCACGTTCCCGCGGACGGTGAGAGCGATGCCGACATGGCAAGACGTCACGCGGAACTCTTCCGCTCGGCCATCTCGGGCGCCGGAGTCGCGATGTCCGATCCGCAGATGACAGGGGTCAGTCGGCCGCTCGCGATCGAACCGCGATCCCTGGGACTTCCTGAGCGCATTTGGTGGGGCGCAGGCAGCCGCGCGACTGCCGTATGGACGGCTGAGCAGGGCATGAACCTGATGAGTTCGACCCTCCTGACTGAGGACACCGGCGTGCCGTTCGACCAACTTCAGGCCGAGCAGATCGCGATGTTCCGCGATGCGTGGAAGCAGGCGGGTCACGAACGCGAGCCCCGTGTTTCGGTGAGTCGCAGCATCCTGCCCCTCATTGACGACGAGACCAACCACTACTTCGGTCTGCGCGCGCAGGCCGACGCCCACGATCAGGTCGGTTATCTCGACGGCGGGTTGGCGCGGTTCGGGCGCAGCTTCATCGGCGAACCTGATGAGCTGGCAGCGGAACTCGCAGCGGATGCCGCGGTGCAAGCCGCGGACACCATTCTGGTCACCGTGCCCAATCAACTCGGGGTGGATTTCAACGCCCGCGTCCTGGAGTCGATCGTGAAGGATGTCGCACCCGGCGCCGGCTGGCGATGA
- a CDS encoding YciI family protein — translation MKYMLLLKADEATESGRQPSNEEIAAMGRYNEELINDGVLLAGEGLHSSSEGARVDFDGDERAVTDGPFAETKELIAGFWILQAGSLDEAVERARRVPLRSGRIEVRQVYDVSEFDQENEFVQKELRWREEHGESRTA, via the coding sequence ATGAAGTACATGCTTCTGCTCAAGGCCGACGAGGCGACCGAGTCGGGCCGGCAACCGAGCAACGAGGAGATCGCCGCCATGGGGCGGTACAACGAGGAGCTCATCAATGATGGCGTGCTACTGGCCGGAGAGGGCCTGCACTCGAGCTCTGAGGGTGCACGCGTCGACTTCGACGGTGACGAGCGGGCAGTGACAGATGGGCCGTTCGCCGAAACCAAGGAGCTGATCGCAGGGTTCTGGATTCTGCAGGCCGGATCGCTGGATGAAGCCGTTGAACGGGCGCGGCGGGTGCCGTTGCGTTCGGGCAGGATCGAGGTGCGTCAGGTCTACGACGTTTCTGAGTTCGATCAGGAGAACGAGTTCGTGCAGAAGGAACTGCGGTGGCGCGAAGAGCACGGGGAGTCACGCACGGCGTGA